One genomic region from Bacillus sp. SLBN-46 encodes:
- a CDS encoding YuzD family protein: protein MSRIEVEIVLYGAEQLCPSCVNLPSSKETFEWLEAAVARKFPNQPVKMVYVDIQQPTGDDEKLGFAQRVIDEDMFYPVVVIKDKVVGEGNPRLKTIFSELEKYGYQAM, encoded by the coding sequence ATGAGTAGAATTGAAGTGGAAATCGTTCTTTATGGTGCTGAACAATTATGTCCTAGCTGTGTGAATTTACCTTCTTCAAAAGAAACCTTCGAATGGCTTGAAGCTGCTGTTGCAAGAAAGTTTCCTAATCAGCCAGTTAAGATGGTTTATGTAGATATACAGCAACCCACTGGTGATGATGAAAAACTTGGCTTTGCCCAAAGAGTCATTGATGAGGACATGTTTTATCCTGTAGTCGTAATCAAAGACAAAGTAGTGGGTGAAGGAAACCCACGTTTAAAGACCATATTTTCAGAACTAGAAAAATACGGCTATCAAGCAATGTAA
- a CDS encoding YuzB family protein — protein sequence MIQPIIEFCISNLANGAQKALEKLQKDPDLDIIEYGCLGYCGKCATTLYALVNGEVVTGNTADELVDNIYQYLEENPMF from the coding sequence GTGATTCAGCCTATCATTGAATTTTGTATAAGTAACTTGGCAAATGGTGCTCAAAAGGCACTTGAAAAATTACAAAAAGATCCTGATTTGGATATTATCGAATATGGATGTCTCGGATATTGCGGGAAATGTGCCACTACACTTTATGCTCTAGTGAACGGAGAGGTCGTTACTGGTAACACAGCAGATGAATTGGTTGATAATATTTACCAATATCTAGAGGAAAATCCGATGTTTTAA
- the erpA gene encoding iron-sulfur cluster insertion protein ErpA produces MSKEVVIVTEAAALHIKEMMKHNEEEGALLRVSVKGGGCSGLSYGMGFDHEVNENDLQLEQHGIQVLVDKESAAILQGTKIDYKESMMGGGFTIDNPNAIASCGCGSSFRTATATGTPEEC; encoded by the coding sequence ATGAGTAAGGAAGTTGTTATAGTAACTGAAGCAGCAGCACTTCATATTAAAGAAATGATGAAGCATAACGAGGAAGAAGGTGCACTCTTACGTGTTAGCGTAAAAGGGGGCGGATGCAGCGGTTTATCCTACGGGATGGGCTTTGATCATGAGGTAAATGAAAATGACCTTCAACTCGAACAGCATGGGATTCAAGTACTTGTTGATAAAGAAAGTGCAGCTATCCTCCAAGGGACAAAAATTGACTATAAAGAGTCCATGATGGGCGGAGGCTTTACGATTGATAATCCTAATGCCATCGCTTCATGCGGATGCGGTTCTTCGTTCAGAACAGCAACTGCTACAGGAACTCCGGAAGAATGCTAG
- a CDS encoding NAD(P)/FAD-dependent oxidoreductase, with protein MQENQTVYDITIIGGGPVGLFTAFYGGMRQASVKIIESLPQLGGQLSALYPEKYIYDVAGFPKVRAQELINNLKEQMAKFDPSIALEQSVEKLEKLEDGTFKLTTNKEVHYSKTVIITAGNGAFQPRRLELESAQQYEHKNLYYFIEDLNQFAGQKVVVFGGGDSAVDWALMLEPIAEKVTIVHRRDKFRAHEHSVENLYNSKVDVKTPYVPAELIGDENGIKQVVLSTVNGEEKETIDVDAVICNYGFVSSLGPIKEWGLEIEKNSILVNSKMETNTPGIYAAGDICTYDGKVKLIACGFGEAPTAVNNAKTYIDPKAKAQPLHSSSMFKQ; from the coding sequence GTGCAAGAAAATCAAACGGTTTATGACATTACAATAATCGGAGGAGGCCCTGTTGGTCTATTTACTGCATTTTACGGCGGTATGAGACAAGCATCAGTGAAAATCATTGAAAGCTTACCACAGCTTGGTGGACAGTTATCGGCTCTTTATCCGGAAAAATATATTTATGACGTAGCTGGCTTTCCAAAAGTCCGTGCTCAAGAATTAATTAATAACCTAAAAGAACAAATGGCCAAGTTCGACCCTTCTATCGCTCTTGAGCAATCTGTTGAAAAGTTAGAGAAACTAGAAGATGGAACGTTCAAATTAACAACTAATAAAGAAGTGCATTATTCAAAGACTGTTATTATCACTGCTGGAAATGGGGCTTTCCAACCGCGCCGTCTTGAATTAGAAAGTGCACAGCAATATGAACATAAAAACCTCTACTATTTCATAGAGGATTTAAATCAGTTTGCTGGTCAAAAGGTAGTCGTATTCGGTGGCGGAGATTCTGCAGTTGACTGGGCATTAATGCTTGAACCAATTGCTGAAAAGGTAACAATTGTTCACCGTCGCGATAAGTTCCGTGCACATGAACATAGTGTTGAAAACCTTTACAATTCAAAAGTGGATGTGAAAACTCCATACGTGCCTGCTGAATTAATTGGCGATGAGAACGGAATTAAACAAGTGGTTCTTTCCACGGTAAATGGTGAAGAAAAGGAAACAATTGATGTAGATGCTGTTATCTGTAATTATGGGTTTGTTTCTTCCCTTGGACCGATTAAAGAATGGGGTCTTGAAATTGAAAAGAATTCCATCCTTGTTAATTCAAAAATGGAAACAAATACACCTGGCATTTATGCTGCTGGAGACATTTGTACCTATGATGGAAAAGTGAAATTAATTGCTTGTGGTTTTGGTGAAGCGCCAACAGCTGTTAATAACGCCAAAACATACATTGATCCAAAGGCAAAAGCACAACCATTACACAGTTCTTCAATGTTTAAACAATGA
- the yutH gene encoding spore coat putative kinase YutH — MLQKLLENQYGVTVEEYVKLDRYDALRGNGWLYLVSNPSGREEADVTELEKIAEHLRNYGDQYVPIFLPTKEGQLITTWEQNKYCVLANRQMEEQRKIKLGRKLAKFHERGRRVPFQIERSSRIGEWKSLWEKRLEQMEKVWNNLLFQTPEDEFERMFIDSFPYYLGLTENAIQYLVDSELDDEPTETDGGTVCHERFTQQTWGGHYMIKNPFDWVFDHRSRDLAEWTRERYFRNIQTYDVDLKQFFNEYQSVSPLTSFSWRLLYSRLIFPLHYYDCIESYYITRSEQDKKVLEERLSKILRQTSEYERFLAGFFQMAGAPIRRFNLPQLEWLGK; from the coding sequence ATGCTTCAAAAATTGCTTGAGAATCAATATGGGGTTACTGTTGAGGAATATGTGAAATTAGATAGGTATGATGCGCTAAGAGGAAATGGATGGTTGTATTTAGTCTCCAATCCTTCTGGCAGGGAAGAAGCAGATGTGACGGAGCTTGAGAAAATTGCTGAACATTTAAGAAATTATGGCGATCAATATGTCCCCATCTTCTTGCCAACCAAGGAAGGTCAACTTATTACCACTTGGGAGCAAAATAAATATTGTGTGTTAGCCAATCGGCAAATGGAAGAACAGCGAAAAATCAAACTGGGACGAAAGCTAGCTAAATTTCACGAACGTGGCCGCAGGGTCCCCTTTCAAATTGAAAGGTCTAGCAGAATAGGGGAATGGAAGTCCTTATGGGAAAAGCGTCTCGAACAAATGGAAAAAGTGTGGAACAATCTACTTTTCCAAACACCAGAAGATGAATTCGAAAGGATGTTCATTGATTCATTTCCTTACTACTTAGGATTAACGGAGAATGCGATTCAATATTTGGTTGATTCGGAGCTTGATGATGAGCCTACAGAAACAGATGGCGGGACTGTTTGTCATGAACGTTTTACACAGCAAACATGGGGTGGACATTACATGATTAAAAATCCCTTTGATTGGGTTTTTGATCACCGTAGCCGAGACTTAGCTGAATGGACAAGAGAAAGATATTTCCGAAATATCCAAACCTATGATGTAGATTTAAAACAGTTTTTTAACGAATACCAAAGTGTTTCCCCATTAACATCCTTTTCCTGGAGGTTGTTATATTCAAGATTGATTTTTCCACTTCACTATTATGATTGTATTGAAAGTTATTATATTACTCGTTCTGAACAGGATAAGAAGGTATTAGAGGAACGCTTAAGCAAAATATTACGGCAAACAAGTGAGTACGAACGATTTTTGGCCGGATTCTTCCAAATGGCTGGTGCACCGATTCGCCGGTTCAACCTCCCTCAATTGGAGTGGCTTGGAAAATAA
- a CDS encoding D-glycerate dehydrogenase codes for MKPYVFITRKLPDEVVKPLLQNYEVSMWEHEDIPVPKDLLLSEAKKADALLTMLSDSIDEKILTAGKKLKVVANLAVGFDNIDLKVASREGVAVCNTPDVLTDTTADLTFGLLMATARRLMEAAEFVKDGKWKSWSPLLLAGHDIHHKTIGIVGMGKIGETVAKRATGFEMNILYHNRTRKPAVEQQLGALYVSLDELVEKADFIVCLTPLTSETKNMFTRDMFKKMKHSAIFINAGRGPVVDEQALFDALVAGEIAGAGLDVFEKEPIGADHPLLQLPNVVALPHIGSSSVETRMEMMRLCLANIQAVIEGNKPKTLVNKDWKPLVKA; via the coding sequence ATGAAGCCATACGTTTTTATTACACGTAAGCTTCCAGACGAAGTTGTAAAACCACTACTGCAAAACTATGAAGTGAGCATGTGGGAACATGAGGATATTCCTGTTCCAAAAGATTTACTCCTTTCTGAAGCAAAAAAAGCAGATGCACTACTGACTATGCTATCAGATTCCATTGATGAAAAGATTCTAACCGCTGGAAAGAAGTTAAAGGTAGTCGCAAACCTAGCTGTGGGTTTTGACAATATTGATCTAAAGGTTGCCAGCAGAGAGGGAGTCGCAGTGTGTAATACACCTGATGTGTTAACGGATACTACTGCTGATCTAACCTTTGGACTGCTTATGGCGACAGCAAGAAGATTGATGGAAGCGGCAGAGTTTGTGAAAGACGGCAAATGGAAAAGCTGGAGCCCATTGTTGTTAGCTGGACATGACATTCATCATAAAACAATTGGCATAGTTGGTATGGGGAAAATCGGTGAGACGGTAGCAAAACGGGCAACAGGGTTTGAGATGAATATTCTATACCATAACCGAACACGTAAGCCAGCGGTCGAACAACAGCTTGGAGCATTGTATGTGAGCCTTGATGAATTAGTGGAAAAAGCGGATTTTATTGTTTGTCTAACTCCGCTCACGAGTGAAACGAAAAATATGTTTACCCGTGATATGTTTAAGAAAATGAAGCATTCAGCTATTTTTATTAATGCTGGAAGAGGTCCCGTTGTTGATGAACAGGCCCTATTTGATGCATTAGTTGCAGGAGAGATTGCTGGTGCGGGTCTTGATGTGTTTGAAAAAGAACCGATTGGGGCAGATCATCCGCTATTACAGCTTCCTAATGTTGTGGCATTGCCACATATCGGAAGTTCTAGTGTGGAGACAAGGATGGAAATGATGAGGCTCTGCTTGGCAAATATTCAAGCGGTGATAGAGGGAAATAAACCGAAGACATTGGTGAATAAAGATTGGAAACCCTTAGTCAAGGCTTAA